One Brassica napus cultivar Da-Ae chromosome A5, Da-Ae, whole genome shotgun sequence DNA window includes the following coding sequences:
- the LOC125609451 gene encoding probable inactive L-type lectin-domain containing receptor kinase III.1: protein MAITSKSIALTIIFLLLSVSCASSQQETKFLNHGFLGANLLKFGSSIVHPSGLLELTNTSMRQIGQAFHGFPIPFSKPNSSNSISFSTSFVFAITPGPGAPGHGLAFVISPSMDFSGALPSNYLGLFNTSNNGNSLNRILAVEFDTVQAVELSDIDDNHVAIDLNGVVSIESATAAYFDDRDAKNISLRLASGDPIRVWIEYNATEMLLNVTLAPLERPKSNVPLLSRKMNLSETLSEQNYVGFSAATGTVTSTHLVLGWSFSIEGKATEIDLTKLPSIPKPPSPPSPSSTPPVSVKKDSNNTKLIIIFAASATGVIMILALLGFWLFRRRQVFFTAGARKFSHQMISSATGGFDNSRLLGERNSGSFYKGNLTPTEIIAVKKITCTTRQQKTTLIGEIASISRLRQRNLVNLLGYCSKGNEVYLVYEYVPNGSLDRFLFSNDRPVLTWSDRFCIIKGIAAGLQYLHGEGQRPLIHGNVKASNVLLDEELHARLGDYGQGIRHSSTTGHVAPELVETGKATRDTDVFGFGVLVMEIVCGRKAIEPTKPPEEISLVNWVLQGFKKGDLLQRCDTRMNRDELVAREVLLVLKTGLLCANRSQEARPMMKQVVGYLDGTERLPHDD, encoded by the coding sequence ATGGCCATTACCTCCAAATCCATAGCTCTAACAATAATCTTCCTATTACTTTCTGTTTCTTGCGCCTCAAGTCAACAAGAAACCAAGTTTCTTAACCATGGCTTTCTTGGTGCTAACCTCCTCAAGTTCGGTTCTTCCATTGTCCACCCTAGTGGCCTCTTGGAGCTGACAAACACTTCGATGAGGCAAATTGGTCAAGCTTTCCATGGCTTTCCCATACCCTTCTCGAAACCTAACTCTTCGAATTCGATTTCTTTCTCCACAAGTTTCGTCTTCGCCATCACTCCAGGACCCGGCGCACCAGGCCACGGCTTGGCTTTCGTCATTTCACCCTCCATGGACTTTAGCGGAGCCCTTCCCAGCAATTACCTAGGCCTCTTCAACACCTCCAACAATGGAAACTCCTTAAAccgcatcctcgcagttgaatTCGACACCGTGCAGGCCGTTGAGTTGAGCGATATTGATGATAATCATGTTGCTATCGACCTAAACGGAGTGGTCTCCATTGAGTCTGCAACAGCTGCATACTTTGATGACCGAGACGCGAAGAACATAAGCTTGAGGCTGGCAAGTGGAGACCCAATCAGAGTCTGGATCGAATACAACGCGACAGAGATGTTGCTCAATGTCACGTTGGCTCCTCTAGAACGTCCAAAGTCAAACGTGCCTCTTCTCTCAAGAAAAATGAATCTTTCCGAGACTTTATCCGAACAAAACTATGTTGGATTCTCTGCAGCCACAGGAACCGTCACGAGCACGCATCTTGTTCTAGGCTGGAGCTTCAGCATAGAAGGGAAAGCCACAGAGATTGACCTAACAAAGCTTCCTTCTATTCCAAAACCGCCTTCTCCACCGTCTCCATCCTCAACTCCTCCAGTTTCAGTCAAGAAGGATTCGAACAACACTAAGCTCATCATAATCTTCGCTGCATCAGCAACAGGCGTAATCATGATCCTGGCTCTCTTAGGGTTTTGGCTCTTCCGTAGAAGGCAAGTATTCTTCACAGCAGGCGCAAGAAAATTCTCTCACCAGATGATATCAAGCGCGACGGGAGGTTTCGACAACTCTAGACTTCTCGGAGAGAGAAACTCAGGAAGTTTCTACAAAGGGAACCTTACTCCTACAGAGATTATAGCAGTGAAGAAGATTACTTGCACCACAAGGCAACAGAAGACAACCCTAATAGGGGAGATAGCTTCTATCTCAAGGCTAAGACAAAGAAACCTTGTTAACCTACTTGGTTACTGCAGCAAAGGTAACGAGGTTTATCTCGTCTACGAGTACGTCCCCAACGGTAGCCTAGACCGGTTCTTGTTCAGCAATGACCGACCGGTTCTCACATGGTCAGACCGGTTCTGTATCATAAAGGGTATTGCGGCAGGACTTCAATACCTTCACGGCGAGGGTCAAAGACCTTTGATTCACGGAAACGTGAAAGCCAGCAACGTACTCTTAGACGAAGAGCTACACGCTAGACTAGGAGACTACGGACAAGGAATCAGGCACAGCAGCACCACGGGACACGTGGCTCCGGAGCTAGTCGAGACAGGGAAGGCTACGCGTGACACAGACGTGTTTGGTTTTGGGGTGTTGGTTATGGAGATAGTCTGTGGAAGGAAAGCCATAGAGCCGACAAAACCACCTGAAGAGATCAGTTTAGTGAACTGGGTGCTTCAAGGGTTCAAGAAAGGCGATCTTTTACAGAGATGCGACACGAGAATGAACAGAGACGAGTTGGTGGCTAGAGAAGTGTTACTGGTTCTGAAAACCGGACTTCTGTGTGCTAACCGGTCTCAGGAAGCTAGGCCAATGATGAAGCAAGTAGTTGGGTATCTCGACGGTACAGAACGTCTCCCTCATGACGACTAA
- the LOC125609450 gene encoding serine/arginine repetitive matrix protein 1-like — translation MSGGFFRGTTADQDTRFSNKQAKLMKSQKFASELETLVDVSKVKMDVMKPWIATRVTELLGFEDEVLINFIYGLLDNKVVNGKEIQIAITGFMEKNTVKFMKELWTLLLSAQSNSSGVPQQFLDASVAETIKFKEQARKKAEADENNKLVNEIGRRKCYEDDIQGKIDSGVEHKVTNAMEAKPSRDRPEDERKVDEKVGGANERRRGSRSRSISRTNSGSRSSSGGRKSRSLSRSSDASISPRKRRPSYSRRRSRSRSLSRSLSPRRRRVRSPYGSRSRSPIRRHRSPSPQRRRRVSTPERRRQSSPPSRRRRSPSPPVRRRRSPSPPAKRRRSPSPSARRRRSPSPLARKRRSPSPPVRRRRSPSPPARRQRSPLPFRRRRSPSPVARRRRSPSPLYRRNRSRSRSPLAKRERSDSPGRSPSLVGSRRAPAGQRLPSPPARPRLPSPPAGQRLPSPPPRRAGSPSPMRLGGPQSANNLKSPSSSSLSPPGRKNGLPSPPVRRRRSLTPARERGSLSPAGRPVAKSPSHDKQGGSMSPVRGRGRSPPSRHQKARSPVRRRSPKPVTRRSQRSPSGSRSPDDSRRRRSPSWSRSSSRSPSPPVRRRPPSPSGRKHLRDRRSPGHPSEMRDREDRDQKSKLSRKQLPETVQEVGRVEHAKAQERKSEKLPERRSSHRMHHGSQMSPVSDKDFGRVENVEGKRQRPSQVEKEDNSDLDAKLNSDSKDKKRRKTKRSERDEAASDSNGSSDSDLEDRKEAKRRRKEEKKTKKEEKKRRREERRRKREERRGEKQKLKNREYSDSSEGEAEKSKNGEESDPKRLEIELRNKALESLKAKKGISH, via the exons ATGTCTGGCGGATTCTTCCGG GGTACTACCGCGGACCAGGACACTCGGTTCTCCAACAAGCAAGCCAAGCTGATGAAGAGCCAGAAATTCGCCTCGGAGCTGGAGACTCTG GTTGATGTGAGCAAGGTGAAGATGGATGTTATGAAGCCTTGGATTGCGACTAGAGTCACTGAGCTTCTTGGTTTCGAAGATGAAGTCCTCATCAACTTCATCTACGGTCTTCTTGATAACAAGGTCGTCAACGGTAAGGAGATTCAGATAGCTATCACTGGCTTCATGGAGAAGAACACTGTCAAGTTCATGAAAGAGCTCTGGACTCTTCTTCTCAGCGCCCAGAGTAATTCTAGTGGTGTCCCGCAGCAGTTTCTTGATGCTTCTGTCGCTGAAACCATCAAGTTTAAG GAACAAGCAAGGAAAAAAGCAGAAGCAGATGAGAACAATAAGTTAGTTAATGAAATTGGGAGGAGGAAGTGCTATGAGGATGACATACAGGGGAAAATT GACAGCGGCGTTGAACACAAGGTGACAAATGCCATGGAGGCAAAACCTTCAAGAGATCGTCCAGAGGATGAGAGAAAGGTTGATGAGAAGGTTGGAGGAGCCAACGAAAGGAGGAG AGGTTCACGTTCGAGGTCGATCAGCAGAACAAATTCAGGATCAAGAAGTTCTTCTGG TGGACGGAAATCAAGGAGCCTGTCTCGATCGTCAGATGCCTCCATCTCACCTAGAAAGCGGAGACCATCATATTCAAGGCGTCGATCCAGGTCACGTTCCTTGAGTAGGTCTCTGTCTCCTCGGCGGCGTAGGGTACGCTCTCCTTATGGAAGCAGGTCGCGGTCACCGATCAGACGTCACAGGTCACCATCACCACAAAGGCGCCGCCGTGTATCTACACCTGAGAGACGCCGCCAATCATCACCCCCTTCAAGGCGTCGCAGGTCACCATCCCCACCTGTTAGGAGACGCAGGTCACCATCCCCTCCTGCTAAGAGACGCAGGTCACCATCCCCTTCTGCTAGGAGACGCAGATCACCATCCCCTCTTGCTAGGAAACGCAGATCACCATCCCCTCCTGTTAGGAGACGCAGGTCACCATCACCGCCTGCTAGGCGTCAGCGGTCCCCATTACCATTTAGGCGGCGCAGGTCTCCTTCACCTGTAGCTAGACGGCGCAGGTCTCCATCTCCACTCTACAGGCGTAACAGATCACGGTCACGATCACCACTGGCTAAGCGGGAAAGGTCTGATTCACCAGGGAGATCTCCGTCACTAGTGGGTAGCCGCAGGGCACCCGCTGGTCAAAGGTTACCCTCTCCACCCGCTAGGCCAAGATTGCCTTCACCACCCGCTGGGCAAAGGTTGCCTTCACCACCTCCTAGGCGTGCAGGATCACCATCACCAATGAGGCTAGGAGGACCTCAGTCAGCTAATAATCTTAAATCACCATCATCAAGTTCACTGTCCCCTCCTGGTAGGAAAAATGGGTTACCATCTCCACCTGTTAGAAGGCGCAGGTCACTGACACCTGCCAGAGAGCGAGGCTCCCTATCTCCAGCTGGACGTCCTGTGGCAAAATCCCCTTCACATGACAAGCAGGGTGGATCTATGTCCCCTGTCAGAGGTCGAGGTAGATCTCCTCCCTCTCGACATCAAAAAGCGCGCTCTCCTGTTCGGCGTAGATCACCAAAACCTGTCACCCGGCGAAGTCAAAGATCTCCATCTGGTTCACGATCACCTGATGACAGCCGAAGGAGACGGTCTCCATCTTGGAGCAGATCTTCGTCTAGGTCTCCCTCGCCTCCTGTTCGCCGTAGACCTCCCTCACCTAGTGGAAGAAAACACCTGAGGGACAGAAGATCTCCGGGACATCCATCTGAAATGCGAGATAG AGAGGATAGGGATCAAAAGTCCAAGCTGTCTAGGAAACAATTACCAGAGACGGTACAAGAAGTTGGACGTGTTGAACATGCTAAGGCGCAAGAGAGAAAGAG TGAAAAGTTGCCAGAGAGACGTTCTAGTCACAGAATGCACCACGGTTCACAGATGTCTCCAGTTTCAGATAAGGACTTCGGTAGAGTAGAAAATGTGGAAGGAAAGAGACAGCGTCCTTCGCAAGTTGAGAAAGAGGATAACAGCGACCTGGATGCAAAACTTAATTCTGATTCTAAGgataaaaagagaagaaagactaAAAGGTCTGAGAGGGACGAAGCAGCCTCAGATAGTAACGGCAGTTCCGACTCTGACCTTGAGGATAGGAAGGAAGCTAAAAGGAGAAGGAAGGAggaaaagaaaacgaaaaaggaGGAGAAGAAACGCAGGCGAGAGGAGAGACGTCGTAAAAGGGAAGAACGTCGGGGTGAGAAGCAGAAACTTAAGAATCGAGAGTATTCTGATTCGTCAGAAGGCGAAGCTGAGAAGAGTAAAAATGGGGAGGAGTCGGATCCAAAGAGGCTTGAGATTGAGTTGCGAAACAAAGCACTGGAGTCACTGAAAGCAAAGAAGGGCATCAGCCACTAA